Proteins from a single region of Penaeus monodon isolate SGIC_2016 chromosome 12, NSTDA_Pmon_1, whole genome shotgun sequence:
- the LOC119579738 gene encoding acanthoscurrin-2-like codes for MSLLPDVTCVTLMKLDFCCSVSMQVWESCMHEDSKPSRDVVRNHLSWLFFIVDLRKRLIENLKPEYLVVPYSNLNESNLAGGERKCFGGSGGGVGDEGVGDEGVGDEGVGDDGVGDEGVGDEGVGDEGVGDEGVGDEGVGDEGVGDEGGVGDIGVGDECVGDGGVGDDSVGDGGVGDDSVGDGGVGDDVMYVEGHCQGGARGLPE; via the exons ATGTCTTTGTTGCCTGATGTTACCTGCGTCACGCTGAT GAAGCTTGATTTCTGTTGTTCGGTGTCGATGCAGGTTTGGGAATCTTGCATGCACGAGGACTCGAAGCCAAGCAGGGACGTAG TCCGGAATCACTTGAGTTGGCTCTTCTTCATTGTTGACTTACGAAAACGACTGATTGAGAACCTGAAGCCAGAATATTTAGTTGTGCCATATTCGAATCTAAACGAATCGAATCTCGCT GGTGGCGAGAGGAAGTGTTTTGGGGGGTCTGGGGGCGGTGTTGGAGATGAAGGTGTTGGGGATGAAGGTGTTGGGGATGAAGGTGTTGGTGATGACGGTGTTGGGGATGAAGGTGTTGGGGATGAAGGTGTTGGGGATGAAGGTGTTGGTGATGAAGGTGTTGGTGATGAAGGTGTTGGGGATGAAGGTGTTGGTGATGAAGGTGGTGTTGGTGATATAGGTGTAGGTGATGAATGTGTTGGCGATGGCGGTGTTGGTGATGACAGTGTTGGTGATGGCGGTGTTGGTGATGACAGTGTTGGGGATGGCGGTGTTGGTGATGACGTAAT GTATGTTGAGGGCCATTGTCAGGGAGGCGCCCGAGGGTTGCCGGAATAA